A single genomic interval of Bradyrhizobium japonicum USDA 6 harbors:
- a CDS encoding HypC/HybG/HupF family hydrogenase formation chaperone: MCLGLPMTIVETDGVTALCEYGNEQRRISVVLLADVRAGAKVLVHIDSAVRLLDENEARLICKALDGLEASLNGQSCDRFFADLIGHEPQLPEHLR, translated from the coding sequence ATGTGCCTTGGCTTGCCAATGACGATTGTCGAGACCGACGGTGTCACCGCGTTATGCGAGTATGGCAATGAGCAGCGGCGCATCTCCGTCGTGCTGCTCGCTGATGTACGGGCCGGCGCCAAGGTGCTCGTTCATATCGACAGCGCAGTGCGGCTCCTGGACGAAAACGAAGCAAGGCTGATCTGCAAAGCACTTGACGGGCTTGAGGCCAGCCTCAACGGTCAGAGCTGCGATCGCTTCTTTGCGGACTTGATCGGTCACGAGCCGCAATTGCCGGAGCACCTACGCTAG
- the cybH gene encoding Ni/Fe-hydrogenase, b-type cytochrome subunit, translated as MRNRAQKFLAAADAALAGRSIRGGTAHIYALVRLWHWANAAAILVLSLTGYLIGTGTPAIWGMASGGFLFGYIRFAHFSAGYVLSAGFLLRIYWALMGNAHAMQIFCVPLWRRCFWRELHHEIRRYSFLAVEPERGLGHNRLAQLAMFFMFTQTITFMVVTGFALYGQGAGTDSWQYKVFGWVFSLWPNSQDFHTWHHLGLWVIVMFALVHIYAVLWDDVVSRRSFPSIK; from the coding sequence ATGCGGAACAGGGCTCAGAAGTTTCTTGCCGCCGCCGATGCGGCACTGGCTGGTCGCAGCATCCGTGGGGGCACCGCCCACATTTATGCGCTGGTGCGACTCTGGCATTGGGCTAATGCAGCCGCGATTCTGGTACTGAGTTTAACAGGCTATCTTATTGGAACCGGGACACCGGCGATATGGGGAATGGCAAGCGGCGGTTTTCTATTCGGCTATATCCGCTTTGCTCATTTCTCGGCGGGATATGTACTCAGCGCCGGCTTTCTTCTGCGTATCTACTGGGCCTTGATGGGAAACGCGCACGCCATGCAGATCTTTTGCGTGCCGCTTTGGCGCCGGTGCTTTTGGCGGGAGTTGCACCACGAGATTCGCCGGTATTCGTTCCTTGCGGTTGAGCCTGAAAGGGGCCTCGGGCACAACCGCCTTGCTCAGCTAGCAATGTTCTTCATGTTTACGCAGACGATCACGTTCATGGTCGTCACCGGCTTTGCACTTTACGGGCAAGGTGCCGGTACTGACAGCTGGCAGTACAAGGTGTTCGGCTGGGTGTTTTCACTCTGGCCGAACAGCCAGGACTTTCACACCTGGCATCATCTCGGCCTGTGGGTGATCGTGATGTTCGCGCTGGTCCACATCTACGCGGTGCTCTGGGACGACGTCGTGTCGCGCCGCAGCTTCCCTTCTATCAAGTAG